In one Euwallacea fornicatus isolate EFF26 chromosome 33, ASM4011564v1, whole genome shotgun sequence genomic region, the following are encoded:
- the LOC136348495 gene encoding phospholipase A1 2-like, whose product MMKNIPSFLCLIFALPAVVLARVPYSSIDDETGISIADAREIEVLVALTKKIEESGGNLPWNSNPPQITEEDVSFYVYNKKDLTPTEVKFSEAAKITEISVFDINLPTVFIIHGWHGAYGSSFPTKLGHAYLKGIDANIISVNWDELAASFYIKAYDSAKPVGQYVGQFIKGISAAYDYSLNKVSIVGHSLGAQITGFVGKETEGKLHSITGLDPAGPLFLEKNPDERLNQGDAQYVQVIHTNAGFLGVNYDVGDADYWPNGGMSQPGCGIDVTGFCAHSRSHMYFTEALNSVEFIAKFCDSYSYYIDGQCKTNQAAVMGGVSVNATIDGTYYLETNAESPFALGDIGL is encoded by the exons ATGATGAAGAATATACCATCATTCCTTTGTCTGATATTTGCACTGCCAGCCGTGGTCCTTGCAAGAGTACCATATAGTTCAATTGATGATGAGACAG gcatttcAATTGCTGACGCAAGGGAAATCGAAGTTCTCGTTGCCTTGACAAAGAAGATTGAGGAGTCTGGGGGAAACCTTCCTTGGAACTCGAATCCTCCACAAATAACTGAAGAAGACGTTTCTTTCTATGTTTATAACAAGAAAGATCTGACTCCCACTGAAGTCAAATTTTCTGAGGCTGCTAAAATCACAGAAATATCTGTCTTTGATATAAATCTGCCAActgtatttattattcatgGCTGGCACGGCGCTTACGGTTCCTCATTCCCTACCAAACTCGGGCATGCTTATTTGAAAGGAATTGATGCAAACATAATCTCTGTAAATTGGGATGAACTAGCAGCTTCATTCTACATCAAGGCTTACGATTCAGCAAAGCCTGTTGGCCAGTACGTTGGTCAATTTATAAAGGGCATATCAGCAGCTTACGACtattctttaaacaaagtttctaTTGTTGGTCATAGTTTGGGTGCTCAAATTACGGGTTTTGTTG GTAAAGAAACTGAAGGAAAATTGCACAGCATCACAGGCCTGGATCCAGCTGGACCACTATTCCTCGAAAAGAACCCTGACGAGAGATTAAACCAAGGTGATGCGCAGTACGTACAAGTAATTCACACCAATGCAGGATTTTTGGGAGTAAATTACGACGTGGGTGATGCAGATTATTGGCCCAATGGAGGGATGTCGCAGCCTGGATGTGGGATTGATGTAACAGGCTTTTGTGCCCATAGCAGGTCACACATGTACTTTACAGAAGCTCTAAATTCAGTGGAGTTTATTGCTAAGTTCTGTGATAGCTACTCATATTATATTGATGGTCAATGTAAGACAAATCAAGCCGCTGTCATGGGGGGAGTTTCTGTAAATGCCAC TATTGATGGGACCTATTATCTGGAAACCAACGCTGAATCTCCTTTCGCATTAGGAGATataggcctttaa
- the LOC136348498 gene encoding uncharacterized protein: MEVHLISCIITALCIVKAKGATQERYIGLSGCKIISNLIYECCATVNFAHTPESEYCINIKAVPNELTLNIEFKVNGQIFYNTKIDPGAAPICPTLSPVCLTVNYVNIASSQVCAKLTIGPITLLKFPCALIAEGQIVIQPNNFSK, encoded by the exons ATGGAGGTCCATCTAATTTCCTGCATTATAACTGCCCTGTGTATTGTCAAAGCGAAAGGGGCAACACAGGAGAGATACATTGGCTTATCCGGATGTAAAAtcatatcaaatttgatatatgAATGTTGCGCCACTGTCAATTTTGCTCACACTCCTGAAAGTGAAT ATTGCATCAACATCAAAGCTGTGCCCAATGAACTGACTTTAAACATAGAATTCAAAGTTAACGgccaaattttttacaatacgAAAATAG ATCCGGGTGCTGCTCCGATATGCCCGACACTATCCCCTGTATGCCTAACAGTAAATTACGTGAACATTGCCTCAAGTCAAGTTTGCGCGAAACTCACAATAGGACCCATCACTTTACTTAAATTTCCTTGTGCCTTGATTGCTGAAGGTCAAATTGTTATACaaccaaacaatttttcaaaataa